In Candidatus Limnocylindria bacterium, the following proteins share a genomic window:
- a CDS encoding tetratricopeptide repeat protein: MTIPAVGFARPEMLLLLAALPLIAVLVALAYRARIRAVRSFGGAAALVSRSGTRWWLKTTFVFLALASLVIALAGPYVDLRARAARRLGVDIALAVDVSQSMATQDVVPDRLRAARHFSEELGRQMIGSRVALVLFKGQGAVRYPPTTDPRVLGEVLDNSGRGLRLTEGSSLRAGLESALGAFSPDLDPLRQRAIVLVSDGEITNSDVPEARELKGARIYAVGIGTTTGGQIPTYDANNGKFTGYLRSAAGTPIVSRLVEETLRSVAEKGGGRYFRYAGNDTVISDLVRELRTMEAVEPLDDAGAVPDEKSAPFVALAVALLLLEWLISERRAMPMPHGLGRPVARRGRRILGIAIGSAALWGIACGENAVSNEAANGLFAAGDYAGALAEYRDLQLELPDSPELAVNAANALHKLAQYPQALPEYGKAIGGKDLKLRATAQYDRGNTLFRMGRYEDARDAYREVLRIDPGDRDAKFNLEVIQRLLSARPPQPGQQPGPGQGQPGSPNPGAQGPGQSGQPPAGASPQPGPSTGQPQEPTGDPSNSSDPNDQPSPALRPALDDFRRGLTIDAALRVLDALQGEQRGVGQLLEGPRKGAGGEY, from the coding sequence GTGACCATTCCAGCCGTTGGGTTCGCGCGGCCGGAGATGCTCCTGCTGCTCGCGGCACTTCCCTTGATCGCGGTGCTCGTCGCTCTCGCGTATCGCGCACGCATCCGCGCGGTCCGGTCGTTCGGTGGCGCGGCTGCCCTCGTGTCGCGGAGCGGAACGCGCTGGTGGCTCAAGACGACGTTCGTGTTCCTCGCGCTCGCGAGCCTCGTCATCGCGCTCGCCGGTCCATACGTCGACCTGCGCGCTCGCGCCGCGCGACGGCTCGGCGTGGATATCGCCCTCGCCGTCGACGTATCGCAGAGCATGGCCACGCAGGACGTCGTACCCGACCGGTTGCGTGCCGCGCGGCACTTCTCGGAAGAGCTCGGGCGCCAGATGATCGGCAGCCGTGTGGCACTCGTTCTCTTCAAGGGGCAGGGGGCCGTCCGTTACCCCCCGACAACGGACCCGCGCGTCCTCGGCGAGGTCCTCGACAACTCCGGGCGCGGACTGCGCCTGACAGAGGGATCGTCGCTTCGCGCCGGCCTCGAGTCCGCGCTCGGCGCGTTCTCGCCGGACCTTGATCCGCTGCGGCAGCGCGCGATCGTGCTCGTCTCCGATGGCGAGATCACGAACAGCGACGTGCCCGAGGCCCGCGAGCTCAAGGGTGCACGCATCTACGCGGTCGGTATTGGGACGACCACCGGCGGGCAGATCCCGACGTACGACGCGAACAACGGGAAGTTCACCGGTTACCTGCGGAGCGCCGCGGGCACTCCGATCGTGAGTCGCCTCGTGGAGGAGACCCTGCGTTCCGTCGCCGAGAAGGGCGGTGGGCGCTACTTCCGGTACGCCGGCAACGACACCGTGATCAGCGATCTCGTGCGCGAGCTCCGCACGATGGAAGCCGTCGAACCACTCGATGATGCGGGCGCGGTCCCTGACGAGAAGTCCGCGCCGTTCGTCGCGCTCGCCGTCGCGCTCCTCCTGCTCGAGTGGCTGATCTCGGAGCGCCGCGCGATGCCAATGCCGCACGGCCTCGGCCGGCCGGTCGCACGTCGCGGACGCCGGATCCTCGGCATCGCCATCGGCTCGGCCGCGCTCTGGGGGATCGCGTGTGGCGAGAACGCGGTCTCGAACGAGGCGGCGAACGGCCTGTTCGCAGCGGGTGACTACGCCGGAGCGCTCGCCGAATACCGGGATCTCCAGCTGGAGCTGCCCGACTCGCCCGAGCTCGCCGTGAACGCCGCGAACGCGCTGCACAAGCTCGCCCAGTATCCGCAGGCGCTTCCCGAATACGGCAAGGCGATCGGCGGTAAGGATCTGAAGCTCCGCGCGACCGCGCAGTACGACCGCGGCAACACGCTCTTCCGCATGGGCCGCTACGAGGACGCGCGCGATGCCTATCGCGAAGTGCTCCGCATCGATCCCGGCGATCGCGACGCGAAGTTCAACCTCGAGGTCATCCAGCGCCTGCTGTCGGCCCGTCCGCCGCAGCCCGGCCAGCAGCCCGGGCCGGGGCAGGGTCAGCCCGGAAGCCCCAACCCCGGCGCGCAGGGACCCGGGCAGAGCGGTCAGCCCCCCGCCGGTGCCTCGCCGCAGCCGGGCCCGAGCACGGGACAGCCGCAGGAGCCGACCGGCGATCCGTCGAACTCGAGCGATCCGAACGACCAGCCGTCGCCGGCGCTGCGGCCCGCTCTGGATGACTTCCGCCGCGGGCTCACGATCGACGCGGCGCTGCGCGTGCTCGACGCGCTGCAGGGCGAGCAGCGCGGGGTCGGACAGCTTCTCGAAGGTCCACGCAAAGGCGCCGGCGGCGAGTACTGA
- a CDS encoding VWA domain-containing protein codes for MSTRIFGTEIRFEAPWALPLLAIVVIAAALELRRERGRSGGVLFSSLGLVPRAHGSWRVRTRWLLLPLRVLAATALIVALAAPSVVQAAFDVPAEGIDIVVVLDTSSSMSTPDLGGQSRIEVVKRVVHDFLGGLKNDRVGIVIFSAESMVLSPLTLDYTAAQRLVEPLAAGRPLRDGTAIGTGLATGLLLVRESSARSKVAILLTDGSNNAGDIAPTEAAQIAKLLGVRLYTIGAVAARSRADVDEATMKRMSEMTGGLYYRASDETALRDVYREIQTLEKARVGTRAFISTDDVSLPFVAAGAGLLALQLVLALTVFRRTP; via the coding sequence GTGAGCACACGCATCTTCGGGACGGAGATCCGCTTCGAGGCGCCGTGGGCGCTCCCGTTGCTCGCGATCGTGGTGATCGCGGCCGCGCTCGAGCTCCGCCGCGAACGCGGTCGCAGCGGGGGCGTGCTCTTCTCCTCGCTCGGGCTCGTGCCACGCGCTCACGGCAGCTGGCGCGTCCGGACGCGCTGGCTGCTGCTGCCGCTGCGCGTGCTGGCCGCGACCGCGCTCATCGTCGCGCTCGCGGCGCCGTCCGTCGTCCAGGCCGCCTTCGACGTGCCGGCCGAGGGGATCGACATCGTCGTCGTGCTTGACACTTCGTCCTCGATGTCGACACCCGATCTCGGCGGGCAGTCGCGCATCGAGGTCGTCAAGAGGGTGGTGCACGACTTCCTCGGCGGCCTGAAGAACGACCGCGTGGGCATCGTGATCTTCAGCGCGGAATCCATGGTGCTCAGCCCGCTCACGCTCGACTACACGGCGGCGCAGCGCCTGGTGGAGCCGCTCGCCGCGGGCCGGCCACTTCGCGACGGAACGGCGATCGGCACCGGGCTCGCGACCGGCCTCCTCCTCGTGCGCGAGTCCAGCGCCCGCAGCAAGGTCGCGATCCTCCTCACCGACGGTTCGAACAATGCCGGTGACATCGCGCCGACCGAGGCCGCGCAGATCGCGAAGCTGCTCGGCGTGCGCCTGTACACGATCGGTGCGGTGGCGGCGCGATCGCGCGCGGATGTCGATGAGGCGACCATGAAGCGGATGAGCGAGATGACCGGTGGTCTCTATTACCGAGCGTCCGACGAGACCGCGCTCCGCGATGTATACCGCGAGATCCAGACCCTCGAGAAGGCACGCGTCGGCACGCGCGCGTTCATCTCCACCGACGATGTCTCGCTGCCATTCGTGGCCGCCGGCGCGGGACTCCTCGCGCTGCAGCTCGTCCTCGCGCTCACGGTCTTCCGGAGGACGCCGTGA
- a CDS encoding DUF58 domain-containing protein has translation MIATTRAHGGVRGEQALPANVLRRIRQVEIKARILADEALLGTYRSVFRGSGLEFEEVREYEPGDDIRSIDWNVTARMGTPYIKKFREDRELNILLAVDISASSWFGSVDQSKRDLAAEVAALLAMTAMRSHDRVGLLRFAEGLQEWMPSRRGREHLLQVIRELLFAPPRRVRTEMTEAARFLINITKKRSVVFLVSDFLDVGLVDDPAVRMLGRKHDVIALVLNDPRELELPNVGVVALEDAETGRIAHVDTSDRRLREEYASTARRRRTERRQALARMNIDSIDLYTDRPFVPALMALFNARTRRT, from the coding sequence GTGATCGCGACGACACGCGCTCACGGCGGCGTCCGGGGCGAACAGGCCCTTCCAGCGAACGTGCTCCGACGCATTCGCCAGGTCGAGATCAAAGCGCGCATCCTGGCCGACGAGGCGCTCCTCGGGACCTACCGCAGCGTCTTCCGCGGATCGGGGCTCGAGTTCGAAGAGGTCCGCGAGTACGAGCCGGGCGACGACATCCGCAGCATCGACTGGAATGTCACCGCGCGGATGGGCACGCCCTACATCAAGAAGTTCCGTGAGGACCGCGAGCTCAACATCCTTCTCGCCGTCGACATCTCGGCATCCTCGTGGTTCGGCTCGGTCGATCAGAGCAAGCGCGACCTCGCGGCGGAGGTCGCGGCGCTGCTCGCGATGACCGCGATGCGCAGCCACGACCGGGTCGGACTCCTCCGCTTCGCGGAAGGACTCCAGGAGTGGATGCCGTCGCGGCGCGGACGCGAACATCTGCTGCAGGTGATCCGCGAGCTCCTGTTCGCGCCACCGCGCCGCGTCCGGACCGAGATGACGGAGGCCGCGCGCTTCCTCATCAACATCACGAAGAAGCGCAGCGTGGTCTTCCTCGTCTCAGATTTCCTCGATGTCGGTCTCGTGGACGATCCCGCGGTACGCATGCTCGGCCGCAAGCACGATGTCATCGCGCTGGTGCTCAACGACCCGCGCGAGCTCGAGCTGCCGAACGTCGGGGTCGTCGCGCTCGAGGACGCCGAGACCGGGAGGATCGCGCACGTCGACACGAGCGATCGGCGACTGCGCGAGGAATACGCGAGCACGGCACGGCGCCGGCGAACCGAACGCCGGCAGGCTCTGGCGCGGATGAATATCGACAGCATCGATCTGTACACCGATCGTCCCTTCGTCCCCGCGCTCATGGCGCTGTTCAACGCGCGGACGCGGCGCACATGA
- a CDS encoding MoxR family ATPase, producing MKTYRPPTSNDAVLRRGDFIAPVLHEIRKVIVGQDYLVNRLLLGLLCNGHLLIEGVPGLAKTLAVKTLSDTIEASFKRVQFTPDLLPADLNGTMIYNPADQTFRPRLGPIFTDILLADEVNRAPPKVQSALLEAMQEKQVSIGGTTHPLGELFMVLATQNPIEHEGTYRLPEAQVDRFMMKVVIGYPTQQEEREIMDRQTIGAAPQVRRVATPKAVLDARAAVKQVHMEDSLKDYVVRIVFATREPEQFGLSDLGPMIAYGVSPRASIFISLAARANAFLEGRDYVLPDDIKAVAPDVMRHRLIVTYQAEAEEVTPESVIAKVLDKVPLP from the coding sequence ATGAAGACGTACCGGCCGCCCACGTCGAACGACGCGGTCCTGCGGCGGGGGGACTTCATCGCCCCTGTCCTGCACGAGATCCGCAAGGTGATCGTCGGGCAGGACTACCTGGTGAATCGCCTGCTGCTCGGTCTTCTCTGTAACGGGCACCTCCTCATCGAGGGCGTTCCCGGACTCGCGAAGACGCTCGCCGTGAAGACGCTGTCGGACACGATCGAAGCGAGCTTCAAGCGGGTCCAGTTCACGCCGGATCTTCTGCCGGCTGACCTCAACGGAACGATGATCTACAACCCGGCCGACCAGACATTCCGGCCGCGCCTCGGCCCGATCTTCACCGACATCCTTCTCGCCGACGAGGTCAACCGCGCGCCGCCCAAGGTGCAGAGCGCGCTGCTCGAGGCGATGCAGGAGAAGCAGGTGAGCATCGGCGGGACGACGCATCCGCTCGGTGAGCTGTTCATGGTGCTTGCGACGCAGAACCCGATCGAACACGAAGGAACGTATCGCCTGCCGGAGGCGCAGGTCGACCGATTCATGATGAAGGTCGTCATCGGGTATCCGACGCAGCAGGAAGAACGCGAGATCATGGATCGCCAGACGATCGGCGCGGCGCCGCAGGTCCGGCGTGTTGCCACGCCGAAGGCCGTCCTCGACGCACGCGCGGCGGTAAAGCAGGTCCACATGGAGGACTCCCTCAAGGACTACGTCGTTCGCATCGTGTTCGCGACGAGAGAGCCCGAGCAGTTCGGCCTGAGCGACCTCGGGCCGATGATCGCGTACGGCGTCTCACCACGCGCCTCGATCTTCATCTCGCTCGCGGCCCGCGCCAACGCGTTCCTCGAGGGACGCGATTACGTGCTGCCCGATGACATCAAGGCCGTCGCGCCCGACGTGATGCGCCACCGTCTCATCGTCACGTACCAAGCGGAGGCCGAGGAGGTCACGCCCGAGTCCGTTATCGCGAAGGTGCTGGACAAGGTCCCGCTCCCCTGA
- a CDS encoding peroxiredoxin, producing MELSSGDAAPTFALTDENGKLVSTDAMRGKKYVVYFYPKDDTPGCTVEACQFNDNLTAFQSLGIPVLGVSRDDAASHRAFQEKFKLKFPLLSDPDRKAHDAYGAWGDRPGRGEGVIRSTFLVDERGKVKKAWYGVKPDGHAQEVLQELKR from the coding sequence ATGGAGCTGAGTTCCGGCGACGCCGCTCCGACGTTCGCGTTGACCGACGAGAACGGCAAGCTTGTCTCGACCGACGCGATGCGCGGGAAGAAGTACGTCGTGTACTTCTACCCAAAGGACGACACACCCGGGTGCACGGTCGAGGCCTGCCAGTTCAACGACAACCTCACCGCGTTCCAGTCGCTGGGTATCCCCGTGCTCGGCGTCTCGCGCGACGACGCCGCGTCGCACCGCGCGTTCCAGGAGAAGTTCAAGCTCAAGTTCCCGCTGCTCAGCGATCCGGACCGTAAGGCCCACGATGCGTACGGCGCATGGGGCGACCGGCCGGGCCGCGGCGAGGGCGTGATCCGCTCCACGTTCCTGGTGGACGAGCGCGGGAAGGTGAAGAAAGCGTGGTACGGGGTGAAGCCGGATGGCCACGCCCAGGAAGTGCTCCAAGAGCTGAAGCGCTGA
- a CDS encoding FAD-dependent oxidoreductase, whose amino-acid sequence MSDRDRTLEALCDAFVPAVGDLPSASGLGVDRVLRSEVTALGRPALVAELDQLLDTIESPILNFALTGRAIRFTTLAQAEREEYLKRWAASPLPLKRRAFQVMKRLVLLYTYGQDGSPYAALTGYTRPPLDRPAEPARLIARRGVPGETVVADVCVIGSGAGGSVVAAELAAAGKRVVVLERAALRIESDFDGRELAGYASLFVDRGIAATSDRGIALLAGSAVGGGTIVNWNTSLRIPARVREDWHRAGIDDLDEHYDAVSARIHVNTDESARNGPNAVLERGLRALGLSTATIARNVSGCTTEGMDVAACGPCTLGCRRAAKRSTMRTYLADACARGAEILQVTEARRIETQGGGVTGVVARVDGGELRVRAPVVALAGGALLSPALLLRSGIATAQAGRHLHVHPVSVTSGAYDEDLGGVWSGVPQSVLGDEFADVDNGFGFRIEIPQGYPGILAASFPWWGSEAHRSRAAGARHIAPFIAIVRDETEGRVRVDREGEPIVDYSCALHDRRRLTRGMSECARIHAAAGARRVFTLHTPPLEHAGGPIEPFVAEIERRGVVTNRVALFSAHQMSSCRIGLDPATSVADPDGQVHDVRGLYVTDASAFPSASGVNPMLTVMALARRTASRIAAAS is encoded by the coding sequence ATGTCGGATCGCGATCGCACGCTCGAGGCCCTATGCGACGCCTTCGTTCCGGCTGTGGGCGACCTCCCCAGCGCGAGCGGGCTCGGCGTCGATCGCGTGCTCCGTTCCGAGGTCACGGCGCTTGGCCGTCCCGCGCTCGTCGCCGAGCTCGATCAGCTCCTCGACACGATCGAGTCGCCCATCCTCAACTTCGCTCTTACCGGCCGCGCCATCCGTTTCACGACGCTCGCGCAGGCCGAGCGCGAGGAGTACCTGAAGCGCTGGGCCGCCAGCCCCCTGCCACTGAAGCGTCGCGCGTTCCAGGTGATGAAGCGGCTCGTCCTTCTCTATACGTATGGCCAGGACGGCTCGCCGTACGCGGCGCTCACGGGCTACACGCGTCCGCCGCTCGACCGCCCCGCCGAACCAGCCAGATTGATCGCGCGGCGCGGAGTCCCGGGCGAGACGGTCGTCGCGGACGTGTGTGTCATCGGATCGGGTGCGGGCGGCAGCGTGGTCGCCGCGGAGCTCGCGGCCGCGGGAAAACGCGTCGTCGTCCTCGAGCGCGCGGCGCTGCGCATCGAGAGCGACTTCGACGGACGAGAGCTCGCCGGGTATGCGTCGCTCTTCGTCGACCGCGGTATCGCCGCGACGAGCGACCGCGGCATCGCATTGCTCGCCGGCTCCGCTGTCGGTGGCGGCACGATCGTGAACTGGAACACCTCGCTTCGGATCCCCGCGCGCGTGCGCGAGGACTGGCACCGGGCGGGCATCGATGACCTCGACGAGCATTACGACGCGGTCTCCGCGCGGATCCACGTGAACACCGACGAGAGCGCGCGGAATGGACCCAACGCCGTCCTCGAGCGAGGCCTGCGCGCGCTGGGGCTGTCGACTGCCACGATCGCGCGCAACGTCAGTGGCTGCACTACCGAGGGGATGGACGTGGCCGCGTGCGGACCGTGCACGCTGGGCTGCCGCCGCGCCGCAAAGCGTTCGACCATGCGCACGTATCTCGCAGACGCGTGCGCGCGCGGCGCGGAGATCCTGCAGGTCACCGAGGCGCGGCGCATCGAGACGCAGGGTGGCGGCGTGACCGGCGTCGTCGCGCGCGTCGACGGAGGCGAGCTGCGAGTGCGCGCGCCGGTCGTCGCGCTTGCCGGAGGCGCGCTCCTCTCGCCCGCGCTGCTCCTTCGATCCGGCATCGCGACGGCGCAGGCGGGCCGGCACCTGCACGTGCATCCCGTCTCCGTCACATCGGGGGCGTATGACGAGGACCTCGGCGGCGTGTGGTCGGGGGTGCCGCAGTCGGTGCTCGGGGACGAGTTCGCCGATGTGGACAACGGCTTCGGGTTCCGCATCGAGATCCCGCAGGGGTATCCGGGCATCCTCGCGGCGTCGTTCCCGTGGTGGGGGAGCGAGGCGCACCGCTCCCGCGCGGCGGGCGCGCGGCACATCGCGCCGTTCATCGCGATCGTGCGTGATGAGACGGAGGGTCGGGTGCGTGTGGATCGCGAAGGCGAGCCGATCGTCGACTACTCGTGTGCCCTTCATGACCGCCGCCGTCTGACCCGCGGGATGAGCGAGTGCGCGCGCATCCACGCCGCCGCCGGCGCTCGCCGCGTGTTCACGCTGCACACGCCGCCGCTCGAGCACGCCGGCGGACCGATCGAGCCGTTCGTCGCGGAGATCGAGCGCCGCGGCGTCGTGACGAACCGCGTGGCGCTCTTCTCGGCGCATCAGATGTCGAGCTGTCGTATCGGCCTGGATCCGGCGACGTCGGTCGCCGATCCCGACGGCCAGGTCCACGACGTGCGGGGTCTCTACGTCACCGATGCGAGCGCGTTCCCGAGCGCGTCAGGCGTGAACCCGATGCTCACGGTCATGGCGCTCGCACGCCGGACCGCATCGCGGATCGCGGCCGCCTCATAG
- a CDS encoding CvpA family protein has product MADLVIIGAIALGAIAGWRKGFVLPLIALGGALFSIASLYAGPLNGIVPTGTAGLGLGAVALFIGGMLLGRVGGVLIGLVYKVPALRRLDQAVGIPLGAVTASVGVYVAVLGVLAVDGWLSPLHGKATIEIQDVSAVQALAAANPALGMFADPAVLKAMATAASSSPVAADQLAKFDATLAFYEQTVRPELLQSRIVPVLLAVGESLPVIGRHAELPKH; this is encoded by the coding sequence ATGGCGGACCTCGTGATCATCGGAGCGATCGCCCTCGGCGCGATCGCGGGCTGGCGGAAGGGCTTCGTCCTTCCGCTCATCGCGCTCGGCGGCGCGCTGTTCTCGATCGCCTCGCTGTACGCCGGCCCCCTCAACGGCATCGTGCCCACCGGGACGGCCGGCCTTGGGCTCGGCGCGGTCGCGCTCTTCATCGGCGGCATGCTCCTGGGTCGCGTTGGTGGCGTGCTCATCGGACTTGTGTACAAGGTGCCGGCACTGCGCCGGCTCGATCAGGCCGTGGGCATCCCGCTCGGTGCGGTGACGGCCTCGGTCGGCGTGTACGTCGCGGTCCTCGGCGTGCTCGCCGTAGATGGATGGCTATCCCCGCTGCACGGGAAGGCGACGATCGAGATCCAGGACGTCTCCGCGGTGCAGGCGCTCGCCGCCGCGAATCCCGCGCTCGGGATGTTCGCGGACCCTGCGGTGCTGAAGGCCATGGCGACCGCCGCATCCAGCTCGCCCGTCGCCGCTGACCAGCTCGCGAAATTCGACGCGACGCTCGCGTTCTACGAGCAGACCGTGCGGCCCGAGCTGCTGCAGAGCCGCATCGTGCCGGTGCTCCTTGCGGTCGGGGAGTCGCTTCCGGTCATCGGCCGGCACGCGGAGCTGCCGAAGCACTAG
- a CDS encoding LLM class flavin-dependent oxidoreductase produces MSRIGIALGTVHDRPFTEVAAFARTAEECGYEAIFVPEAWGRDAFVTLGALARVTERIALGTGIVNVYSRTPALLAMAAVTLDEISGGRAILGLGTSGQRVVEGWHGVPMARPLRRLREVTEAVRAIVSGSRRGYAGETLSVAPGFGVTLARVRDRIPIFHASLTPRGVQQCAEVADGWLPYFASPDTLRADLATIEDVLRAAGRQRSSFTVAPFLPVLVSDDDAAPRAVLRRHLAFYIGGMGRFYRETVARHGFGDAAEEIRRLWDARERDAAAAAVTDDLLDAFAIVGDAAHCRARLDDYRAAGADLPIVALPGDVPLADVERTVRALRM; encoded by the coding sequence ATGTCTCGGATCGGGATCGCGCTCGGGACCGTGCATGACCGTCCGTTCACGGAGGTCGCGGCCTTCGCGCGCACGGCCGAGGAATGCGGCTACGAGGCCATCTTCGTGCCCGAAGCGTGGGGCCGCGACGCCTTCGTAACGCTCGGCGCGCTCGCCCGTGTAACGGAACGCATCGCTTTGGGCACCGGCATCGTGAACGTCTACAGCCGCACTCCGGCGCTTCTCGCGATGGCCGCGGTCACGCTCGACGAGATCTCCGGTGGCCGCGCGATCCTCGGCCTGGGAACGTCGGGGCAACGCGTCGTCGAAGGGTGGCACGGCGTTCCGATGGCGCGACCGCTGCGACGCCTGCGCGAGGTGACGGAAGCGGTGCGCGCGATCGTGAGCGGATCGCGTCGCGGTTATGCCGGCGAGACGCTGAGCGTCGCGCCCGGCTTCGGCGTCACGCTCGCGCGGGTGAGGGACCGCATCCCGATCTTTCATGCGAGCCTCACGCCGCGCGGCGTGCAGCAGTGCGCGGAGGTCGCTGATGGCTGGCTCCCGTACTTCGCGAGCCCAGACACCCTGCGCGCCGATCTCGCGACGATCGAGGACGTGCTTCGCGCCGCGGGCCGCCAGCGCTCCTCGTTCACCGTTGCGCCGTTCCTTCCGGTCCTCGTGAGCGATGACGACGCGGCTCCACGCGCGGTGCTCCGGCGTCATCTCGCCTTCTACATCGGGGGGATGGGGCGTTTCTATCGTGAGACCGTCGCGCGTCACGGGTTCGGGGACGCGGCCGAGGAGATCCGGCGCCTATGGGATGCGCGTGAGCGCGATGCCGCGGCCGCGGCCGTGACGGATGACCTGCTCGACGCGTTCGCGATCGTCGGCGACGCGGCGCACTGTCGTGCGCGACTCGACGACTATCGCGCGGCCGGCGCGGACCTCCCGATCGTGGCGCTTCCGGGAGACGTTCCGCTCGCGGACGTCGAGCGCACCGTCCGCGCGCTCCGGATGTAG
- a CDS encoding DUF1761 domain-containing protein produces MSLDLGVNYIAVVVATIAVMVFGFVFFLPQVFGARWMALIGRPNEPMRPGPEFVISILAAFVNAWTLAVLARSLGASTLADGLVLGALVGVGFFGAAFAANTVITKRPWSLFAIDAAHGLLGQMIMAAIVAAWR; encoded by the coding sequence GTGTCTCTTGATCTCGGCGTCAACTACATCGCTGTCGTGGTCGCGACGATCGCCGTGATGGTGTTCGGCTTCGTGTTCTTCCTGCCACAGGTGTTCGGCGCGCGTTGGATGGCGCTGATCGGCAGGCCCAACGAGCCGATGCGGCCCGGCCCTGAGTTCGTGATCTCGATCCTCGCCGCGTTCGTCAATGCCTGGACGCTGGCCGTCCTCGCGCGGTCGCTCGGCGCGTCAACGCTCGCCGACGGACTCGTGCTCGGAGCGCTCGTGGGCGTTGGATTCTTCGGCGCGGCCTTCGCCGCGAACACGGTCATCACGAAACGACCGTGGAGTCTCTTCGCGATCGATGCGGCGCATGGGCTGCTCGGTCAGATGATCATGGCCGCCATCGTCGCTGCCTGGCGCTAG
- a CDS encoding polymer-forming cytoskeletal protein, which yields MRDLGQSSSTAALNALLGAGSVFEGKLHFEGQVRIDGTFTGEITTTDLLIIGEGAKVSATINCGSVEIKGDINGNVNASDSIVLRATARVQADIYAPSLVMDKGAVFEGNSRMTGGARAMVTVASTDRRERNKKGKGFANGRELVPSGRSTQENGHSEEGEEHPAE from the coding sequence ATGCGTGATCTTGGGCAGTCAAGCTCGACCGCGGCGCTGAACGCGCTGCTCGGCGCCGGCTCGGTCTTCGAGGGCAAGCTCCACTTCGAGGGTCAGGTCCGTATCGACGGAACGTTCACCGGCGAGATCACGACGACCGACCTCCTGATCATCGGCGAAGGGGCCAAGGTCTCGGCGACCATCAACTGCGGCTCGGTCGAGATCAAGGGCGACATCAACGGGAACGTCAATGCCAGCGATTCGATCGTGCTCCGCGCGACCGCGCGCGTCCAAGCGGATATCTACGCTCCGTCCCTGGTCATGGACAAGGGCGCCGTGTTCGAGGGCAACTCGCGCATGACCGGCGGTGCGCGCGCGATGGTGACGGTCGCGTCGACGGATCGCCGCGAGCGCAATAAGAAGGGCAAGGGCTTCGCTAACGGTCGCGAGCTCGTGCCAAGCGGCCGGTCGACGCAGGAAAACGGGCACAGCGAAGAGGGCGAAGAGCACCCAGCCGAGTAG
- a CDS encoding GNAT family N-acetyltransferase, giving the protein MLVRLYDIPEASARVATLHQAGVDVRRAIAPEKDVVVSWVRQQFGEGWASECEVSFARLPISCFRAQRGQEILGFACYDATAKAFFGPTGVLESERKQGIGTALLLMTLHAMAAQGYAYAIIGGVGPAEFYANAVGAVAIAGSTPGIYAGLLRGGRPPRQEP; this is encoded by the coding sequence ATGCTCGTCCGCCTCTACGACATCCCCGAGGCGTCAGCTCGCGTCGCCACGCTCCATCAGGCCGGGGTCGACGTCCGCCGCGCCATCGCGCCTGAGAAGGACGTGGTCGTGTCGTGGGTGCGCCAGCAGTTCGGTGAGGGGTGGGCGAGCGAATGCGAGGTCAGCTTCGCGCGCCTTCCCATCTCCTGTTTCCGCGCCCAGCGCGGGCAGGAGATCCTCGGATTCGCGTGCTACGACGCCACCGCGAAGGCGTTCTTTGGCCCGACCGGCGTGCTCGAATCGGAGCGGAAGCAGGGGATCGGGACGGCGCTCCTCCTCATGACGCTCCACGCCATGGCCGCCCAGGGGTACGCCTACGCGATCATCGGTGGGGTCGGCCCCGCTGAGTTCTACGCGAACGCGGTCGGAGCGGTGGCTATCGCGGGTTCGACCCCGGGGATCTACGCCGGCCTGCTGCGTGGCGGCCGCCCGCCCCGCCAGGAGCCGTAG